From Trichoplusia ni isolate ovarian cell line Hi5 chromosome 20, tn1, whole genome shotgun sequence, a single genomic window includes:
- the LOC113503818 gene encoding LOW QUALITY PROTEIN: uncharacterized protein LOC113503818 (The sequence of the model RefSeq protein was modified relative to this genomic sequence to represent the inferred CDS: substituted 1 base at 1 genomic stop codon), with protein sequence MARFVTITPDMSEAVIQHLRDNFFADEPLNKAVSLCERGQPHAALEGLCAATMADGLSIAAMEGDTVLGVGLNGILXPGDIEQSLEKIHESTDEKFNKIFTILYTVSRDLDLFNTYQVDKILECRIISVDQAARGRGLAKELMSRSIDIAKENGFKLFKADATGAYSQRICVSLGMRAARRVRYAEYGDARGPVFQVPPPHDALVVMLKEIA encoded by the exons ATGGCGCGCTTCGTAACGATAACCCCGGACATGAGCGAGGCGGTGATCCAGCACCTCCGGGACAACTTCTTCGCTGACGAGCCGCTGAACAAGGCGGTGTCGCTGTGCGAGCGCGGGCAGCCACACGCCGCGCTCGAGGGGCTGTGCGCCGCCACCATGGCTGATGGACTGTCTATAGCCGCCATGGAAGGCGATACG GTCCTTGGAGTGGGTTTAAACGGCATCTTATGACCCGGCGACATCGAGCAGTCATTAGAGAAGATCCACGAGTCAACAGACGAGAAGTTCAACAAGATATTCACGATCCTGTACACCGTCAGCCGAGACCTCGACCTCTTCAACACTTATCAG GTGGACAAGATCCTGGAGTGCCGCATCATCTCGGTGGAccaggcggcgcgcggccgcggACTCGCCAAGGAACTCATGTCGCGAAGCATTGATATCGCTAAGGAGAACGGGTTTAAG CTGTTCAAAGCGGACGCGACGGGCGCGTACTCGCAGCGCATCTGCGTGTCGCTGGGCatgcgcgcggcgcggcgcgtgcgcTACGCGGAGTACGGCGACGCGCGCGGGCCCGTGTTCCAGGTGCCGCCGCCGCACGACGCGCTCGTCGTCATGCTTAAGGAGATAGCCTGA
- the LOC113503696 gene encoding zinc finger protein 883-like, which translates to MLDITTSCRTCMKENVNLIDINENVRIQENCFQLTELLVLCTAVEVSKEDGLPQKLCDECVKDLQIAYSFRTQAEKSQEEYKKLLQIKSEPQEIEFKAENDHDYLEVYDDFKFDTDYSKIEVKGNHLLCSKCNKQFSSEKKLLKHLQTHYSLPLECTVCKKRYHNTTSFEKHMAKHDNVALELLCNKNIDENDLLMKVEASEIEVKLEKLENIQEQTFKCGDCSMTFTKQRALSMHMKKHRNNKILTEFICDTCGKAFRMKHLLKRHLMMHGEVKPYKCGKCSKTYPRRDQLLSHAYTHKKNKPYVCSYCNKSFAQLCSLKDHVRSHTGETPYLCSQCGKGFKNNSNLKQHMMRHTGLKPFACNMCPKSFCTKGQLTSHMSTHTGEHPFKCEECGAAFTKQNSLKKHSMIHLGVRPFACDNCNMRFTCKDHLKRHTRIHTGEKPYKCKYCERAFSQSNDLVKHTRQHVGQNIYQCTICSSRFRLLSELKNHYPVHFVNGKDGTDGTNQQTVKENPNSNILKDLLEKDSAIPKDYPILSLKPTEEFNLQPLKDETSKHSVDKDLPLLTLKTASPVFEADKSQTSIDNRIVITIDSRDTNGLVNGITINLPPKES; encoded by the exons ATGCTAGACATAACAACATCATGTCGAACCTGTATgaaagaaaatgtgaatttgatAGATATAAATGAAAACGTGAGAATtcaagaaaattgttttcaattaactGAATTGCTTGTTCTGTGTACTGCAGTAGAG gTATCAAAGGAAGATGGGCTGCCACAGAAACTTTGTGATGAATGTGTTAAGGACTTACAAATTGCGTACTCATTCCGTACGCAAGCGGAAAAATCACAAGAGGAGTACAAAAAGCTTCTACAAATAAAGTCAGAACCACAAGAAATAGAGTTTAAGGCTGAAAATGATCATGATTATTTAGAAGTCTATGATGACTTTAAATTCGACACGgattattcaaaaatagaaGTCAAAGGCAACCACTTATTATGCTCGAAATGCAACAAACAGTTTTCATCTGAAAAGAAGctgttaaaacatttacaaactcATTACAGCTTGCCATTAGAGTGTACCGTTTGTAAGAAAAGATACCACAACACTACATCATTTGAAAAACATATGGCTAAGCATGATAATGTGGCTTTGGAATTATTgtgtaacaaaaacattgatGAGAATGACTTGTTAATGAAAGTTGAAGCTAGTGAAATAGAAGTAAAGTTGGAGAAACTTGAGAATATTCAGGAGCAGACATTTAAGTGTGGTGACTGCAGTAtgacatttacaaaacaaagagCCTTGTCTATGCACATGAAGAAACAccgaaacaataaaattttgacaGAGTTTATTTGTGATACTTGCGGAAAGGCGTTCAGGATGAAACATTTACTGAAACGTCATTTGATGATGCATGGTGAAGTAAAACCATATAAATGCGGAAAGTGTTCTAAGACATACCCTAGGCGGGACCAGCTCCTATCTCATGCCTATACTCATAAGAAAAATAAGCCATATGTGTGCTCATATTGCAATAAAA GTTTTGCCCAGTTATGCAGTCTCAAGGACCATGTCCGCAGTCATACTGGTGAGACTCCATACTTATGTTCACAATGCGGCAAGGGATTCAAGAACAATTCAAATCTCAAACAACATATGATGCGGCATACTGGGCTAAAGCCGTTCGCTTGTAACATGTGCCCAAAGTCATTTTGTACCAAAG GTCAACTGACATCTCACATGTCGACGCACACAGGAGAACACCCCTTTAAATGTGAGGAGTGCGGCGCCGCCTTCACGAAACAGAACTCCTTGAAGAAACACTCCATGATACACCTCGGCGTGAGGCCGTTCGCGTGCGACAATTGTAATATGAG GTTCACCTGCAAGGACCATTTGAAGCGTCACACCAGGATCCACACTGGAGAGAAGCCGTACAAGTGCAAGTACTGCGAGAGAGCGTTCTCGCAGAGTAACGACCTCGTCAAGCACACGCGCCAGCATGTCGGACAGAATATATACCA GTGCACAATCTGCAGTTCAAGATTTAGGCTTCTATCTGAACTAAAAAACCACTACCCTGTTCACTTCGTCAACGGAAAAGACGGTACCGATGGTACCAACCAACAAACTGTCAAGGAAAACCCGAATTCAAATATCCTCAAAGACCTACTAGAAAAAGACAGCGCTATACCAAAAGATTATCCCATCCTGTCTTTAAAGCCTACAGAGGAATTCAATCTCCAACCATTGAAAGATGAAACTTCAAAACATTCTGTAGATAAAGACTTGCCTTTATTAACTTTGAAAACAGCTTCCCCTGTATTTGAGGCTGACAAATCTCAAACGAGTATTGATAATAGGATTGTGATAACTATAGATAGTCGTGATACGAACGGTTTGGTCAATGGTATTACGATAAATTTGCCGCCTAAGGAGAGCTAG
- the LOC113503697 gene encoding uncharacterized protein LOC113503697 — translation MELQRELLLYFDSRRYLDKMKQYCETFLKELTEKMLSKFPPLRFIMEIDVMDLLDAHPEIKDSVLSEPMRLQRMCNEILFACLQTCDCERKDDIQSAQVAVILRLKCVPRIHNSNTLYYNGLVTIEGLLLNISKPETYVHHSVWSCPEECEGSEVILQYTPKHPPKCYVCRSILFENSGSRRCGEQVSATFKVKNQELPKKFLIADDLLTQLNLGCNYILHVVIMNKIVKLWSLEKVNLRPAPSTTRSPKDIEDLFKACKRIPWKFIYCLASSIGVNVCPLNCFMHLKINLLLSLTSIKANAMTGASILHVLVGGYDTRFVGEIMTEAAKLADRSVVLGMTNSVVSTALIGSSGGVCLLPLPLHIYNHKQVSSVLSAIETGEINTGTGMIKMKSAVWAQGMDFKKMILYNVASVFGNVSRGDFGEYYDDIVEFVLQQAVDPVATSREEVKALKDVADYIDLVAGIEVNMNDATENLLQNYFLAARRESTKSVSPGSMSALIAACLTSARLCRRNVANIDDAVFAIWLHVSGSPEPRFAPEEYLQTPADVKKLQKVINNFKAWLEQFTGTCLREDFPA, via the coding sequence ATGGAGTTACAGCGCGAGTTATTGCTATACTTTGACAGCAGGCGTTATTTAGATAAGATGAAGCAATACTGTGAAACGTTCTTAAAAGAATTAACTGAGAAAATGTTAAGTAAATTTCCACCATTGAGATTTATAATGGAAATCGATGTAATGGATTTATTGGATGCTCATCCCGAAATAAAAGACTCAGTGTTATCAGAGCCAATGAGACTGCAAAGAATGtgtaacgaaatattatttGCATGTCTTCAAACTTGTGATTGCGAGAGGAAAGATGACATACAGTCTGCTCAGGTTGCCGTGATTTTGAGATTGAAGTGTGTTCCTCGTATTCATAACAGCAATACGCTTTACTACAATGGCTTAGTGACTATAGAAGGactgcttttaaatatttcaaaaccagAAACCTACGTACATCATTCCGTTTGGTCCTGCCCTGAAGAATGTGAAGGCAGTGAGGTGATCCTACAATATACACCGAAACATCCCCCGAAATGTTACGTATGCCGAAGTATTCTCTTTGAGAATAGCGGATCAAGACGATGCGGAGAACAAGTAAGCGCCACCTTCAAAGTAAAAAATCAGGAGTTGCCGAAGAAATTCTTGATAGCCGACGATTTACTGACTCAATTAAATCTCGGctgtaattatattttgcaCGTCGTTATTATGAACAAGATTGTCAAATTATGGTCGCTAGAGAAAGTTAATCTTCGGCCCGCGCCTTCGACCACTCGGAGCCCTAAGGACATTGAAGACTTATTTAAAGCATGTAAACGTATACCTTGGAAGTTCATCTACTGTCTTGCTTCAAGTATCGGAGTAAATGTTTGCCCCTTAAACTGTTTCATGCaccttaaaataaatcttttattaagtCTTACCAGTATCAAGGCTAATGCGATGACAGGCGCGAGTATATTACACGTGTTAGTAGGCGGTTACGACACTCGATTTGTTGGAGAAATTATGACGGAAGCGGCGAAATTAGCCGACAGGTCTGTGGTGCTGGGGATGACTAATTCCGTTGTGTCCACGGCACTGATCGGTAGCTCAGGTGGAGTGTGCCTCTTACCTTTGCCACTTCACATCTACAACCACAAGCAAGTCTCGTCTGTATTGTCAGCAATCGAAACCGGAGAAATTAATACAGGGACGGGAATGATAAAGATGAAGTCAGCAGTGTGGGCGCAAGGAATGgattttaagaaaatgataTTGTACAATGTAGCAAGCGTTTTTGGGAACGTTAGTCGCGGCGATTTCGGAGAATATTATGATGATATTGTAGAATTCGTTCTCCAACAAGCTGTTGACCCAGTTGCAACAAGTCGTGAGGAAGTCAAGGCGTTGAAGGATGTCGCGGATTATATTGATTTAGTTGCAGGAATAGAAGTTAATATGAATGATGCAACGGAGAATTTATTGCAGAATTACTTTTTGGCAGCTCGTAGAGAAAGTACTAAAAGCGTGTCGCCGGGCAGCATGAGTGCACTGATAGCTGCTTGCTTGACCTCAGCAAGGCTATGTCGTAGAAATGTTGCTAATATTGATGACGCGGTTTTCGCTATTTGGTTACACGTCAGCGGCAGCCCCGAGCCGCGGTTCGCCCCCGAAGAGTACCTACAGACCCCAGCCGAcgtgaaaaaattacaaaaagttaTCAACAACTTCAAGGCTTGGTTAGAACAATTTACTGGTACATGTTTACGAGAAGATTTTCCTGCTTAA
- the LOC113503698 gene encoding protein atonal homolog 7-like: protein MNGAGRVGGVSVFFLRRGRAGGVVAWGGRRRHSMPDHDKYQLRPRAARSREPRARRTPQPLSKYRRKTANARERSRMREINRAFETLRRAVPAAAITGAPVPCEKLTKITTLRLAMRYISALAAALDAGPEAGAGLRPERWPSPLSSELSGFSTEPELELETPSEFAEDSLSPFDSFFAEFDCDYIDRTFA, encoded by the coding sequence ATGAACGGAGCGGGGCGAGTGGGCGGAGTGAGCGTATTTTTCTTGCGTCGTGGTCGCGCGGGCGGCGTGGTCGCGTGGGGCGGCCGGCGGCGTCACTCCATGCCGGATCACGACAAGTATCAGCTGCGACCGCGGGCCGCGCGCAGCCGCgagccgcgcgcgcgccgcacgccgcaGCCGCTCAGCAAGTACCGCCGCAAGACCGCCAACGCGCGCGAGCGCAGCCGCATGCGCGAGATCAACCGCGCCTTCGAGACGCTGCGCCGCGCCGTGCCCGCCGCCGCCATCACGGGCGCGCCCGTGCCCTGCGAGAAGCTCACCAAGATCACCACGCTGCGGCTGGCCATGCGCTACATCagcgcgctggcggcggcgctggACGCGGGCCcggaggcgggcgcggggcTGCGGCCGGAGCGCTGGCCCTCGCCGCTGAGCTCCGAGCTCTCGGGCTTCAGCACGGAGCCCGAGCTGGAGCTGGAGACGCCCTCCGAGTTCGCCGAGGACTCGCTGTCGCCCTTCGACTCGTTCTTCGCCGAGTTCGACTGCGACTACATCGACAGGACATTCGCGTGA
- the LOC113503695 gene encoding inhibitor of nuclear factor kappa-B kinase subunit beta has protein sequence MEDIIFIGDWIKERELGKGSFGTVVLWKHKRTDEKLAIKTCQWGDELSDKHRERWTKEVEMLQTCRNPNIVGTKDLPPEFITGLQRANPSGLPILCMEYCSGGDLRQVLNKPESCSGLKEQQIRQILSDVRNAMQFLHQNKITHRDLKPENIVMNILDTVQSNVAVQGQRKVIYKLIDLGYAKEIDSNSVCASLVGTLQYLAPEIIYSKSYSNSVDFWSFGLVVFELICGRRPFLPFMAPVQWMPHVKKKAHENICVYETFHGDIEYSNEVFPENFISKPFKTMIEHWLQIALEWDPKLRGRDTPSRVTFNIPTEQKEATSNIVIYDVLERILSKKVVKVFSVANLTPLAYEVDDSTTILMLKSKIYIETKISTGEQILITQMNYSEPMDDEFVVKYWNENTMFFLYNKSYVLKDNIEPIVPMAVQRSLEHPKALYNFKNSQNLYKNGMFFVMSQMELYDLLINGLFVRAESLKCEGKHLLLKHNSVDKHIGNLLARHETLKKLTDAGKQHITDLRQSSNGTHLLGGFDKIFKDADDITERIQKLQMAWNQLTVRLQSATRRSNEVITSDINNFVAKYNYQTVYTNAYKAFLAHKKSEHMNRGREKQCHDIIKVCYDCLKLRSKILVEVRQQAFVLKLLDVSTEFYKISDIVTNAADNTNKLATDLTSVLEELTKCTWSTISLVVKDADGISNVPYSVVSFEKKDFKIGQPVSNNCIKMEKKLGDDEALKSLIEDSVKIRKSQINLSMKLNSQKKMLKNADLDFSFLNDA, from the coding sequence ATGGAAGATATTATATTCATAGGGGACTGGATAAAAGAAAGGGAACTTGGAAAAGGAAGTTTTGGCACAGTAGTGCTATGGAAACACAAAAGAACCGATGAAAAACTCGCAATCAAGACATGTCAGTGGGGAGACGAGCTAAGTGATAAACATCGAGAGCGATGGACGAAGGAGGTGGAGATGTTACAGACCTGCCGGAACCCTAATATTGTTGGAACGAAGGATCTACCGCCAGAGTTCATAACCGGATTACAGCGCGCCAACCCATCGGGCCTACCTATTCTGTGTATGGAGTACTGCAGCGGCGGTGACCTACGACAAGTGCTCAACAAGCCGGAATCCTGTTCGGGCCTCAAAGAACAACAAATACGACAGATACTCAGTGACGTCAGAAATGCGATGCAGTTCCTCCATCAAAACAAGATAACACATAGAGATTTGAAACcggaaaatattgttatgaacATACTGGATACTGTGCAGTCTAATGTAGCTGTACAAGGGCAAAGGAAGGTGATATACAAACTCATTGATCTTGGCTATGCTAAAGAAATTGACTCTAACTCTGTGTGTGCCAGTCTTGTTGGCACTTTACAGTACCTTGCTCCAGAAATAATTTACAGCAAGTCCTACAGTAATTCAGTAGATTTCTGGTCATTCGGCTTAGTTGTATTTGAACTGATTTGTGGTAGAAGACCATTCCTCCCATTTATGGCCCCTGTCCAATGGATGCCACATGTCAAGAAGAAGGCTCATGAAAACATTTGTGTGTATGAAACCTTCCACGGTGACATTGAATATTCAAATGAGGTTTTCCCAGAAAATTTCATTTCTAAGCCCTTCAAAACTATGATAGAACACTGGTTGCAAATTGCTTTGGAATGGGATCCTAAACTCAGAGGAAGGGACACTCCATCCAGAGTTACATTCAACATACCAACAGAACAAAAAGAAGCCACAAGTAATATTGTCATTTATGATGTATTGGAGAGGATTCTATCCAAGAAAGTTGTTAAAGTATTCTCTGTAGCAAATTTAACTCCCCTTGCATATGAAGTGGATGATTCTACAACAATACTGATgcttaaatctaaaatatatattgaaactaaaatatcTACTGgtgaacagattttaattacCCAAATGAACTACTCTGAGCCTATGGATGATGAGTTCGTTGTCAAATATTGGAACGAAAACACCATGTTTTTCCTATACAATAAGTCATATGTTCTCAAAGATAATATTGAACCAATAGTGCCAATGGCTGTTCAAAGATCTTTAGAACACCCTAAAGctttatataatttcaaaaacagtcaaaatttatacaaaaatggcATGTTCTTTGTCATGTCTCAAATGGAATTGTATGACTTACTCATCAATGGATTGTTTGTAAGAGCAGAATCATTGAAATGTGAAGGTAAACATTTGTTACTCAAACATAATTCAGTGGATAAACATATTGGGAACCTGCTTGCAAGACATGAGACTCTGAAAAAGTTGACTGATGCTGGAAAGCAGCACATTACAGACTTGAGACAGTCCTCTAATGGCACTCACCTACTTGGTGGCtttgacaaaatattcaaagatgCAGATGATATTACAGAAAGGATACAGAAATTGCAAATGGCATGGAATCAGCTCACGGTGAGACTACAGTCTGCTACAAGACGCAGCAATGAAGTGATAACATCAGACATCAACAATTTTGTAGCCAAATATAACTATCAAACAGTGTACACCAATGCTTACAAAGCATTTTTGGCTCACAAGAAAAGTGAACATATGAACCGAGGAAGAGAGAAACAGTGtcatgacataataaaggtgtGTTATGACTGTCTTAAACTTAGGAGCAAGATATTAGTAGAAGTTCGCCAACAGGCATTTGTACTTAAACTCCTAGACGTCAGCAcagagttttataaaatttctgaTATTGTTACAAATGCTGCAGATAACACGAATAAATTAGCTACTGACTTGACCAGTGTTTTGGAAGAACTTACTAAATGTACATGGTCTACAATAAGTCTTGTAGTCAAAGATGCAGATGGCATTTCAAATGTACCCTACAGTGTGGTGTCCTTTGAAAAAAAGGACTTCAAGATTGGACAACCAGTGTCaaataattgcattaaaatGGAGAAAAAATTGGGAGATGATGAAGCTCTTAAGTCCCTTATTGAGGACAGTGTGAAAATAAGGAAGAGCCAAATTAATCTGTCcatgaaattaaattcacaaaagAAGATGTTGAAGAATGCTGATCTAGATTTTAGCTTCTTAAATGATgcttaa